In Lentibacillus amyloliquefaciens, one DNA window encodes the following:
- a CDS encoding sodium:solute symporter family protein, whose translation MNASVLIIIGIFIYGLVLIYHGFRSFKATSKSSEAFFTADRGINPFVLLATTAISVFSALAFYGVPAAIYREGIGYLSNTGGMIAGLLFVVIGYRLWILGKEYGFTTPVDFLRSRYNSDAYGLLVACVLVIFIVPYVAMQLIAIGDAAVETTNGMLPYILAVGFATIVVSLHIIGGGLKSVAWMDAFHFILGAGTLIVLVVYLTLTYFPNGGLAQAVNTMLDNPELAPLLSHPGPNGTFNWQGTLSNVLTGAVATVVWPHIFMRMYVAASKDTFRSMSWSLPVAYVFVYFLIAILGGILAPAILGPNVADTDSIVSLLSTEYAPPILSFLSLLCLFAFGVSTADSLLLSASAIGSRDIYVRHAFELKGKSVEPRKVVHFGRILLVILMVLTLIVVALRPAYIVDYAYALSSPFFAQILPATVGGLFWKKGTKEGAFAGTILGLIVTTVFTFFVTPPLGFSALAWALMANAAAYIGVSLITKAPEETINKYIVRVDSIINAGTEMNSAVDSSLSALNNGKEIK comes from the coding sequence ATGAATGCAAGTGTATTAATTATTATTGGAATATTCATTTATGGTCTTGTCCTGATATATCATGGTTTCAGGTCTTTCAAAGCTACAAGCAAATCATCTGAAGCTTTCTTTACAGCTGACCGTGGTATTAATCCGTTCGTTTTACTTGCAACTACCGCTATTTCCGTGTTTTCTGCTCTCGCCTTCTATGGCGTTCCTGCAGCAATATACCGAGAGGGAATTGGGTATCTGTCAAACACGGGTGGAATGATTGCGGGCCTGCTTTTCGTTGTTATTGGCTATCGTCTTTGGATTTTAGGAAAAGAATATGGTTTTACTACACCTGTTGACTTTTTACGATCACGTTATAATTCCGATGCTTATGGTCTATTGGTTGCATGCGTGTTGGTTATATTTATCGTACCTTATGTAGCTATGCAGCTTATAGCAATTGGTGATGCTGCGGTTGAGACAACGAATGGAATGTTACCTTACATTTTAGCTGTTGGGTTTGCAACAATTGTAGTATCTCTTCATATTATTGGTGGCGGCTTAAAATCAGTCGCATGGATGGATGCTTTTCACTTTATACTAGGAGCTGGTACTTTAATTGTTTTGGTTGTTTATTTAACATTAACCTATTTCCCTAACGGTGGATTAGCTCAAGCAGTAAATACTATGCTGGATAACCCGGAATTAGCACCACTATTATCTCATCCAGGGCCAAATGGAACGTTCAATTGGCAAGGAACACTATCCAATGTATTAACTGGTGCAGTAGCAACAGTAGTTTGGCCACATATATTTATGAGAATGTATGTGGCTGCGAGTAAGGATACTTTCAGGTCAATGTCATGGTCGTTGCCTGTTGCGTATGTTTTTGTTTATTTCCTAATCGCAATATTAGGTGGAATTTTGGCGCCGGCTATTCTAGGACCGAATGTAGCTGATACTGACAGCATTGTATCACTTTTATCTACTGAGTATGCGCCGCCTATTCTATCCTTTTTGTCTTTACTTTGCTTGTTTGCTTTTGGTGTTTCAACAGCAGACTCATTACTTTTATCAGCAAGTGCTATTGGCTCAAGGGACATATACGTGCGCCATGCATTTGAATTGAAGGGCAAAAGTGTCGAACCTAGAAAAGTAGTTCATTTTGGCCGTATATTACTTGTTATCTTAATGGTTTTAACACTAATTGTGGTCGCCTTAAGACCTGCATATATTGTTGATTATGCATATGCTCTGTCCTCTCCATTTTTTGCGCAAATTTTACCAGCTACTGTTGGAGGTTTGTTTTGGAAAAAAGGTACAAAAGAAGGGGCATTTGCAGGTACTATATTAGGATTGATTGTTACTACTGTTTTCACATTCTTTGTGACCCCTCCTCTTGGTTTTTCGGCCTTGGCATGGGCATTAATGGCGAATGCAGCAGCTTATATTGGAGTCAGCCTTATTACAAAAGCTCCTGAGGAAACAATTAATAAGTATATTGTGAGAGTTGATTCAATTATTAATGCAGGCACTGAAATGAACTCAGCCGTTGATTCATCCTTATCAGCACTGAATAATGGAAAGGAAATCAAATAA
- a CDS encoding class I adenylate-forming enzyme family protein, whose protein sequence is MKRLNNKEYQTFDNMNQNMYQVLKKNVNEAPHKIGVVDTNGENYTYDELLDLADKLSSYLIKELQIEKGKHIGLLLYNSVEFIIAFLAAQKLGAVIVPFPTKYKEPEIVSLVEKSHCDLLIVDKAFHSWVQKNNDNVILCDSQQKKNLFDIDLNEYEAIETSEIGSLEDVAILMFTSGTTSHSKGVVIRNFNIQHAITSYHRILDVDEKDSTILAIPIYNVTGLIATVSLFLKCKGTIHIHKFFDPKQVLSDIQEHGISFYHASPTIFTLMLEEMKSFSKLPSLTKIACGGANMPAEQIKELKEWLPNMEFRTIYGLSETASPATIFPTDASQSHHIGSSGQPIPGLSIKIVDDFENELPVCQTGEILLKGTNVIAAYYNQQSDLITDDNWLKTGDIGYINKDGYLYVVDRKKDLINRGGEKIYSMDVENVIRQIGGLMKLLS, encoded by the coding sequence ATGAAGCGTTTAAATAATAAGGAATATCAAACATTTGACAATATGAATCAAAATATGTACCAAGTCTTGAAAAAAAATGTTAACGAAGCCCCACATAAAATTGGAGTAGTTGATACAAACGGAGAGAATTATACGTATGATGAATTACTAGATTTAGCTGATAAATTATCATCTTATCTGATTAAGGAACTTCAGATCGAAAAAGGAAAACACATAGGATTATTATTATATAATTCTGTTGAATTCATTATTGCCTTTTTGGCAGCCCAGAAATTAGGTGCCGTCATTGTTCCATTTCCTACAAAATATAAAGAACCTGAGATTGTGTCTCTCGTTGAGAAAAGTCATTGTGATTTGCTAATTGTTGATAAGGCTTTTCATTCTTGGGTACAAAAAAATAACGATAATGTTATCCTATGTGATTCCCAACAAAAAAAGAATTTATTTGATATTGATCTAAATGAATATGAAGCCATTGAAACGAGTGAAATTGGATCGTTAGAAGATGTAGCTATTCTTATGTTTACTTCGGGCACTACATCACACAGCAAAGGCGTAGTTATTAGAAATTTCAATATTCAACATGCTATTACAAGCTATCATAGAATATTGGATGTTGATGAAAAAGATTCGACCATTTTAGCTATCCCTATTTATAATGTAACTGGTTTAATTGCAACCGTATCTTTGTTTTTAAAGTGTAAGGGAACAATTCATATTCATAAGTTTTTTGATCCAAAACAAGTTTTATCAGACATTCAAGAACATGGAATTTCTTTTTATCATGCTTCTCCTACGATTTTTACATTAATGCTGGAGGAAATGAAGTCTTTTTCTAAATTACCAAGTTTGACTAAAATAGCCTGTGGTGGCGCCAATATGCCTGCCGAACAAATAAAAGAACTTAAAGAATGGTTGCCAAACATGGAGTTTAGGACAATATATGGGCTATCCGAGACAGCTTCACCAGCCACTATATTTCCGACTGATGCATCTCAGAGCCATCATATTGGTTCATCAGGCCAACCTATTCCAGGGTTGTCTATTAAAATTGTTGATGACTTTGAGAACGAATTACCAGTTTGCCAAACAGGTGAAATTTTACTTAAAGGGACAAATGTAATTGCAGCATATTATAATCAGCAGTCAGATTTGATTACAGATGATAACTGGCTGAAAACAGGGGATATAGGTTATATCAATAAAGATGGTTACCTATATGTTGTTGATAGAAAAAAAGATTTAATCAATCGAGGCGGAGAGAAAATTTACAGTATGGATGTTGAAAACGTTATACGCCAAATCGGGGGGTTAATGAAGTTGCTGTCGTAG
- a CDS encoding acyl CoA:acetate/3-ketoacid CoA transferase: protein MKANFVEASEAVNYIKDGDTITTVGMTLISASESILKAIEESYLKNEYPKNLTLVHSAGQSDRENGIQHFAHEGFVTKIIGSHWGLQPKWMDMISENKVDAYCLPQGQMAQLYRSMACGLPGKMSKVGLGTFVDPRVEGGKMNERTEKLEDISEVMEYEDEEYMFYRKIPLDVCIIRGTTADEMGNITMEDEAMKLEVLPAVLATKRFGGKVIVQVKRVAETGSLHAKDVVVPGVFVDAIVVSDNPFEDHRQTSSWYYDPSYSGDLRVPINTIKPLEVNKRKFIGRRAMFEISKGDVINLGTGIPNDVVGNIAYEEEISNDVMITVESGIYGGIQPGGVDFGIGQNIYAMITHDQQMDYYNGAGVDITFMGAGELDQYGNVNATKMGHLCTGAGGFIDITQNAKKVVFCATFSTGGAKMSLENNQVQINQEGSIKKMVSKVSQISFNGKLARKKGQEVFFVTERAVFKLVKEGVMLIEIAPGIDLQRDISDMMEFEPIISKDLKVMDEALFADGQFGLSKFMRA from the coding sequence ATGAAAGCAAATTTCGTTGAAGCGAGTGAAGCTGTAAATTATATAAAAGACGGGGATACGATTACAACTGTTGGAATGACGCTTATTAGTGCATCAGAATCGATATTAAAAGCAATAGAGGAAAGCTACTTGAAAAATGAGTATCCAAAAAATCTAACATTGGTTCACTCTGCAGGTCAAAGTGATCGGGAGAATGGAATCCAGCATTTTGCTCATGAAGGATTCGTAACGAAAATTATTGGCTCACATTGGGGGCTTCAACCAAAATGGATGGACATGATCTCCGAAAATAAAGTAGATGCGTATTGTCTTCCTCAGGGTCAAATGGCTCAATTATACAGATCGATGGCTTGTGGACTTCCAGGGAAAATGAGCAAAGTTGGATTGGGAACGTTTGTTGATCCGCGTGTTGAAGGGGGGAAGATGAATGAAAGGACAGAGAAACTAGAGGATATTTCCGAAGTAATGGAATACGAAGATGAAGAATATATGTTTTATCGAAAAATTCCTTTAGATGTTTGTATAATACGTGGAACGACTGCGGATGAAATGGGTAATATCACAATGGAAGATGAAGCAATGAAGCTTGAGGTACTGCCGGCTGTCCTTGCCACAAAACGATTTGGCGGGAAAGTGATTGTTCAGGTGAAGCGTGTGGCTGAAACAGGGAGTTTGCATGCTAAGGATGTCGTTGTTCCGGGAGTTTTTGTCGATGCGATAGTAGTATCCGATAATCCATTTGAAGATCATAGACAAACCTCTTCTTGGTATTATGATCCGTCATATTCAGGCGACCTTCGAGTACCAATTAATACAATTAAACCGTTGGAAGTAAATAAAAGAAAGTTCATCGGAAGAAGGGCTATGTTTGAAATTAGTAAAGGTGACGTTATCAACCTGGGTACAGGGATACCGAATGATGTTGTAGGCAATATTGCCTATGAAGAGGAGATATCTAACGATGTGATGATTACTGTTGAATCAGGAATATATGGTGGTATTCAACCTGGCGGTGTTGACTTCGGTATTGGACAAAATATCTATGCAATGATTACACATGATCAACAAATGGACTATTACAACGGAGCAGGCGTGGATATTACTTTCATGGGAGCAGGAGAACTTGATCAGTATGGAAATGTCAATGCAACAAAAATGGGACATCTATGTACTGGTGCAGGTGGTTTTATCGATATTACGCAAAATGCTAAAAAAGTCGTTTTTTGCGCAACATTTAGTACTGGCGGCGCGAAAATGAGTCTTGAAAATAATCAGGTTCAAATCAATCAAGAAGGGTCCATCAAGAAAATGGTTTCAAAGGTCTCTCAGATATCGTTTAATGGAAAGTTAGCCAGGAAGAAAGGCCAAGAGGTATTTTTTGTTACAGAAAGAGCAGTATTTAAGCTGGTAAAGGAAGGAGTTATGTTAATCGAAATTGCTCCTGGGATTGATTTGCAAAGAGATATTTCAGATATGATGGAATTTGAACCGATTATTAGTAAGGATTTAAAAGTTATGGATGAAGCGTTGTTTGCAGACGGTCAATTCGGTTTGTCGAAATTTATGAGGGCGTAA
- the fabG gene encoding 3-oxoacyl-ACP reductase FabG, with product MGKLSGKVAMVTGAARGLGKGIAEKLGKEGAQVVIVDLNEEACKEAVDSFREEGYRATSYTVNIANEDEVTKLFNNVTDEFGKIDILVNNAGINKDGTLHKMSVDQWQQVLDVNLTGTFLCTREAAVRMKERNEGRIISISSASWLGNFGQANYAASKAGVVGLTKTAARELAKNNITCNAICPGFIDTDMTRGVPDKVWDQMINKIPMGRAGAPSDVGNMIAFLASDEASYITGEVINVGGGMVI from the coding sequence ATGGGGAAACTATCAGGTAAAGTAGCGATGGTAACAGGTGCAGCAAGAGGTCTTGGCAAGGGAATTGCGGAAAAGCTTGGTAAAGAAGGTGCGCAAGTCGTTATCGTTGACCTTAATGAGGAAGCATGTAAAGAGGCAGTTGATTCATTTAGAGAAGAAGGATATCGCGCAACTTCATATACAGTTAATATAGCAAACGAAGATGAGGTTACAAAACTATTTAACAATGTTACCGATGAATTTGGAAAAATAGATATTTTAGTCAACAATGCGGGTATTAATAAGGATGGTACACTGCACAAAATGTCTGTTGACCAATGGCAACAAGTCCTCGATGTTAACTTGACGGGTACATTCCTTTGTACACGGGAAGCAGCAGTACGGATGAAGGAACGGAACGAAGGTAGAATAATCTCTATTTCATCTGCCAGCTGGCTGGGAAACTTCGGTCAAGCAAATTATGCTGCTTCAAAAGCAGGAGTAGTTGGCTTAACAAAAACAGCAGCAAGGGAGCTGGCCAAGAACAATATAACTTGTAATGCTATCTGCCCGGGATTCATTGACACGGACATGACAAGAGGGGTTCCCGACAAAGTTTGGGATCAGATGATAAATAAAATACCAATGGGCAGAGCAGGAGCCCCTTCCGACGTAGGGAACATGATCGCATTTTTAGCATCCGATGAGGCTTCATATATTACCGGAGAAGTCATCAATGTTGGCGGTGGAATGGTAATTTAG
- a CDS encoding thiolase family protein: MSELKEAVVVSGARTPIGKFGGSFKDVHSTDLAAYAVKEALKRGEVKPESVDELIIGNVGQIAENGFIGRVVSLKSDLPDSTTAYSVNRQCGSGMQSIVDGMMQIQTGNSEVVVASGTENMSQLPYYLKGARFGYKMGHGDLEDGLLSILTWPSGPYHNGVTAENVAEEYDVSRQEQDEFSLKSQERAVQAIKDGKFKDEIVPVEVKDKKGNVSIVDTDEHPREGLTMEKLGKIKPAFKKDGSVTPANSSGINDGAAAVVLMSKEKAEELGVKPLLKIKGFSIAGNDPGLMGYAPKLSTEKLAEKCDVDLDDVDIYELNEAFASQSCAVIRDLKLDSNKVNVNGGAISLGHPVGATGTILTVKLMYEMHRAELDKGIVTMCIGGGQGISTLFERC, translated from the coding sequence ATGAGTGAATTAAAAGAGGCCGTTGTAGTCTCCGGTGCAAGAACACCAATTGGTAAATTCGGGGGAAGTTTTAAAGACGTCCATTCAACCGATTTAGCAGCATACGCAGTAAAAGAGGCGTTAAAAAGGGGAGAAGTCAAACCTGAAAGTGTAGACGAATTAATTATAGGTAATGTCGGGCAGATAGCTGAAAATGGATTTATAGGAAGAGTTGTTTCGTTAAAATCTGATTTGCCAGATTCAACTACAGCATATTCCGTTAATAGACAGTGCGGGTCAGGAATGCAATCCATTGTAGATGGAATGATGCAAATTCAAACGGGGAACTCAGAAGTTGTAGTGGCTTCTGGCACGGAAAATATGTCTCAATTACCATATTATTTAAAAGGTGCACGATTTGGATACAAAATGGGACACGGAGATCTAGAGGATGGCTTATTATCAATTTTAACCTGGCCAAGTGGACCATATCATAACGGTGTTACAGCTGAAAATGTAGCGGAAGAATATGATGTATCAAGACAAGAGCAGGATGAATTTTCGTTAAAAAGTCAGGAAAGAGCGGTTCAGGCAATTAAGGATGGTAAATTCAAGGATGAGATTGTCCCTGTTGAGGTAAAAGATAAAAAAGGAAATGTATCAATTGTTGATACAGATGAACACCCTAGAGAAGGTCTTACTATGGAAAAACTGGGGAAAATTAAACCAGCCTTTAAAAAAGATGGATCTGTCACACCTGCTAACTCTTCCGGTATTAATGACGGGGCAGCTGCAGTAGTGTTGATGTCAAAAGAAAAAGCAGAAGAATTAGGGGTTAAGCCGTTATTAAAAATAAAAGGATTTTCAATCGCTGGAAATGATCCAGGTTTAATGGGGTATGCTCCTAAATTATCAACAGAGAAATTGGCTGAAAAGTGTGACGTCGATTTAGATGATGTTGACATTTATGAACTGAATGAGGCTTTTGCATCTCAATCATGTGCCGTCATTCGAGATTTGAAACTTGATTCAAATAAGGTGAATGTAAATGGTGGAGCGATTAGCTTAGGTCATCCAGTAGGAGCAACAGGTACTATATTAACAGTTAAATTAATGTATGAAATGCATCGTGCCGAGTTAGATAAAGGAATTGTTACTATGTGCATTGGTGGCGGACAAGGCATTTCAACATTATTTGAAAGATGTTAA
- a CDS encoding 3-hydroxyacyl-CoA dehydrogenase family protein, with amino-acid sequence MSIENIAIIGGGQMGSGIAQNAAEHNKNITLIEVNEKKASEAEQHIKEQLSSKVKKGKKTEKEKSQILSNINVKTDMEKVKGSSLVIEAVPEDIEIKKKVFSQIDQYVDDNTILASNTSGLSIAAISSVTQHPKNIIGFHYFYPVPVMRLVEVTPSIVTDDTTVEAMFGFAESIGKNPVRCQDYPGFLVNRILVPMINESVYCVMEGAQPKDVDEAMRLGANHRMGPLTLADFVGLDVLLATMEGLYNGFHDSKYRPCPLLKKVVESGNLGMKTGKGFYNYDESGKQLQQSF; translated from the coding sequence ATGTCAATTGAAAATATAGCAATCATTGGCGGGGGACAAATGGGGTCAGGTATTGCACAAAACGCTGCTGAACATAATAAAAATATAACGCTAATTGAAGTAAATGAAAAAAAGGCGAGTGAGGCAGAACAACATATAAAGGAACAGTTAAGTTCAAAAGTTAAAAAAGGAAAAAAAACTGAAAAAGAAAAAAGCCAAATTCTAAGCAATATAAATGTAAAGACAGATATGGAAAAAGTGAAGGGATCCTCCTTAGTAATTGAAGCTGTTCCCGAGGACATAGAAATCAAAAAGAAAGTTTTCTCTCAGATAGATCAATATGTTGATGATAATACAATACTAGCTTCCAATACATCAGGTCTTTCTATTGCTGCAATTAGTTCAGTTACTCAACACCCCAAAAATATAATTGGTTTCCATTATTTTTATCCTGTACCAGTTATGAGACTGGTTGAAGTCACCCCATCCATTGTTACCGATGATACTACTGTAGAGGCTATGTTTGGTTTTGCCGAAAGCATTGGAAAGAACCCGGTTCGTTGTCAGGATTACCCAGGGTTTCTAGTTAACCGTATTCTTGTCCCGATGATAAATGAATCAGTATATTGTGTAATGGAAGGTGCCCAACCAAAAGATGTAGATGAAGCTATGAGGTTAGGGGCAAACCACCGTATGGGTCCACTTACTCTTGCTGATTTTGTAGGGTTAGACGTGCTTTTAGCAACAATGGAAGGTTTATATAATGGCTTTCACGATTCTAAATATCGTCCCTGTCCTTTATTAAAAAAAGTTGTAGAGTCAGGAAATCTCGGTATGAAAACAGGAAAGGGATTCTACAATTACGATGAATCAGGTAAACAACTGCAACAATCATTTTAA
- a CDS encoding GntR family transcriptional regulator — translation MSDFLNKNSSIPLYYQVKEVIKEKIKCGEWKNDEKIPNELELVNQFSVSRSTVRQAILELVAEGLLIRRKGRGTFVKKLQHEGNFMTFSYPDELGKKHIPVSTDVIEGPLEYLHILKLYNSKKINEIIRLRYFKEDPAVIERTYLPFYLFPDILNKDMTKPIYDTIIDDYKINIVHHKVYIEPILLGEYDANLLGVHSGQPALKTTKICETSNNLPILLTISVFREDRSKLFYQYDV, via the coding sequence ATGAGTGATTTTCTTAATAAAAATAGTAGTATTCCATTATATTATCAAGTTAAAGAGGTGATAAAAGAAAAGATAAAGTGTGGAGAATGGAAAAATGATGAAAAGATACCAAATGAATTGGAATTGGTAAATCAATTTAGTGTCAGTAGATCAACCGTTCGTCAGGCTATTTTGGAGTTAGTGGCTGAAGGGTTATTGATAAGAAGAAAAGGGCGTGGTACTTTTGTAAAAAAGCTCCAACATGAAGGTAACTTTATGACCTTTTCTTATCCTGATGAACTTGGTAAAAAGCATATTCCTGTTAGTACAGATGTTATAGAAGGACCACTAGAATATTTACATATTTTAAAGTTATATAACAGTAAAAAAATAAATGAAATAATTCGTTTAAGGTATTTTAAAGAAGATCCGGCTGTTATCGAAAGGACTTATCTTCCCTTTTATCTTTTTCCAGATATATTAAACAAAGATATGACAAAACCCATATATGATACTATTATAGATGATTACAAAATTAATATAGTTCATCATAAAGTTTATATAGAACCAATATTACTTGGTGAGTATGATGCTAATCTGTTGGGAGTTCATTCAGGTCAGCCTGCCTTAAAAACAACAAAAATATGCGAAACTTCAAACAATTTACCGATATTGTTAACTATAAGTGTCTTTAGAGAAGATAGAAGTAAATTATTTTATCAATATGATGTATAG
- a CDS encoding NAD/NADP octopine/nopaline dehydrogenase family protein, translated as MFKINITNLNDSKVCIIGAGNGGLAAAADLTLRRHEVILAELPEFEENISEIKERGGIHLETLERTGLKGGFAKLYKVTTNISEAISEAKIVLIITPSFAHKKIAEECAEFLKEEHTIVLAPGNLGGSIEFYNSLIDNGGNMNVNISEMECMMFACRKKDNSTIYIRGYKHNLGFSTFPSISTDREFERVKEIYPNIVKRQNVIETGFSNINPILHVPILISNLSIIDNKKNVLMYHEALTKSIEKITEHLDKERMSLNNFGEDIQLKPMSDIYKSWYYHQGARGSSFVELAGENPIYYESELPNTLNHRYLLEDIPYGLIPMISMLDKFEIQSKNIRSIVNTASLISEIDFYKKARTLKTLKLHKKSKEQIINYIKYRN; from the coding sequence ATGTTTAAAATTAATATTACAAATTTAAATGATTCAAAAGTTTGTATTATAGGGGCAGGCAATGGTGGTTTAGCAGCAGCCGCAGATTTAACCTTACGGAGACATGAAGTTATCTTGGCTGAATTGCCTGAGTTCGAAGAGAATATTAGCGAAATTAAAGAGAGAGGAGGAATACACCTCGAAACATTAGAAAGAACTGGATTAAAAGGTGGGTTTGCGAAACTTTATAAAGTAACAACAAATATTTCTGAAGCAATTTCTGAAGCAAAAATAGTATTAATTATCACACCTTCTTTTGCTCATAAAAAAATAGCTGAAGAGTGCGCTGAATTTTTAAAAGAGGAACATACAATTGTATTAGCTCCAGGTAATTTAGGAGGAAGCATTGAGTTTTATAATAGTTTAATTGATAATGGTGGAAATATGAATGTTAATATTTCTGAAATGGAATGCATGATGTTTGCATGTCGAAAAAAGGATAATAGTACCATTTATATTAGGGGATATAAGCATAATCTTGGCTTTTCGACTTTTCCTTCGATATCGACGGACAGGGAATTTGAAAGAGTTAAAGAAATTTATCCTAATATAGTGAAAAGGCAAAATGTTATTGAAACCGGGTTTTCTAATATAAATCCTATTTTACACGTGCCTATACTTATATCTAATTTAAGTATTATAGATAATAAAAAGAATGTTTTAATGTATCATGAGGCCTTAACCAAGTCTATAGAAAAAATAACTGAACATTTAGATAAAGAAAGAATGTCTTTAAATAATTTTGGTGAAGATATTCAATTAAAACCAATGAGTGATATCTATAAAAGTTGGTATTACCATCAAGGAGCAAGGGGATCCTCCTTTGTGGAATTAGCGGGGGAAAACCCAATTTACTATGAAAGTGAACTCCCTAATACTTTAAACCACAGGTATTTATTAGAAGATATACCTTATGGGTTAATTCCTATGATTTCTATGCTAGATAAATTTGAGATACAAAGTAAGAATATAAGGTCTATAGTAAATACTGCTAGTTTAATTTCCGAAATTGATTTTTATAAAAAGGCTAGAACTTTAAAAACATTAAAGCTGCATAAAAAAAGTAAAGAACAAATTATTAATTATATTAAATATCGTAATTAA
- a CDS encoding TAXI family TRAP transporter solute-binding subunit → MFKRKLYISVLMLFTLLFIAACGNESGTDGSGGNDDQFLDFITGDPEGTWAAIGTGISDRVNESLDGIEVVSKPGSGSVGNPEAVSIEKGDIGMSYNPFLLKAENGEAPFSDKMTNLRAVASLTPTVVHFIQNSDMKIDSLEELISTQTDITLGIPPEGQGSNYIGNMIFESQGIESIEDTLNDWGGDIYYGNMSNLTDAWSNRQIDSIISTLNVPGSAIEESMAASEGKLMNIGDELANVLINEQGFEPYTIPSGTYNNQEKDVETVGLSIIVFARDDVSDDVIYELTKTIYENEDYLANVHSSFENFNADNMADNLTLEVHPGAEKFYQEKGLMD, encoded by the coding sequence ATGTTTAAAAGAAAGTTATATATTAGTGTTTTGATGCTATTTACTCTCTTATTTATTGCTGCTTGTGGTAACGAATCAGGCACGGATGGGTCAGGGGGTAATGATGACCAATTTTTAGATTTTATAACGGGTGATCCCGAGGGAACTTGGGCTGCAATAGGAACTGGTATATCTGATAGAGTTAACGAGTCTTTAGATGGTATTGAAGTGGTTTCTAAACCAGGATCTGGATCTGTTGGAAATCCTGAGGCCGTTTCAATTGAGAAAGGTGATATTGGTATGTCCTATAACCCTTTTCTTTTAAAAGCAGAAAATGGAGAGGCTCCATTTAGTGATAAAATGACGAATTTAAGAGCAGTAGCATCATTAACTCCAACTGTAGTTCACTTTATTCAAAATTCTGATATGAAAATTGACTCTTTAGAAGAACTTATTTCAACACAAACAGATATTACTTTAGGTATTCCTCCTGAAGGACAGGGAAGTAATTACATTGGTAATATGATTTTTGAATCACAAGGTATAGAAAGTATTGAAGACACTCTAAACGATTGGGGTGGTGACATTTATTATGGAAACATGTCTAACTTAACTGATGCATGGAGTAATAGACAAATTGATAGTATAATTTCCACTTTAAATGTTCCAGGTTCCGCAATAGAAGAATCTATGGCTGCCTCTGAAGGAAAGTTAATGAATATCGGTGATGAATTAGCTAATGTATTAATTAACGAGCAAGGATTTGAGCCTTATACTATACCTTCAGGAACATATAATAATCAAGAAAAGGATGTCGAAACGGTAGGATTATCAATAATTGTTTTTGCGAGGGATGATGTTTCAGATGATGTTATCTATGAATTAACTAAAACTATCTATGAAAATGAGGATTATTTAGCAAACGTCCATAGTTCATTTGAAAACTTCAATGCGGATAATATGGCAGATAACTTAACCCTAGAGGTTCACCCAGGTGCGGAGAAGTTTTATCAAGAAAAGGGATTAATGGACTAA